The nucleotide window ataaaattatctttataatatttattaagtttgatttcaagtaaaaacataaatagctaaatataaatattcaaCTAATTGTTTTCCAATAATCATagtaaaacacaaaaactatgacaatattACATAGGCTAAGGTggcctatgtagtgattccctagaaattttagagaatttttattttatgtagtacatatttataaacataattgtaatatttcaaactttaaacagattttgagtttagactcttgttatttttaatactatattttatttttatttggcccacaGGCCGaccctatccatatttctcaagctcCATAAATTGACAGACTTATTTAATTCAGggtaaaaagttattttcttaaatgggctccaaaaatcaTAGCACAACCCTATCAAATCACGGGTTAAGGTCAGACCGGTCCAACGAGcctagctcatagtgatggctCTGGTCTTATACAACAAATTATgggtgtacatggccgggttggttcgggtttttcaaatatcaaaccaaaccatttgtgtcgaatttttaaatgtataaactaaaccaaaccaaaccaataaaacttgggtttttcaacctcaggtttttttagattttttttcggtttttcaggttgtttcaattttttccggtaaagtattcatacaaacatataatttacttgtatttcaaatatttctttagtcctaccaaaatacaattatctaaggtgtttcttaaaaaaaacacacataATATGGTacgattaatgacactaaaatatccaacaaaaataataataataaaatcgcataaaacaaatattgtaaattaacaagtcataatgaaaatgataataatttaaaaatactaaatcatgctaaagtAAGtataataagtattagttacatgactaaatattaaagaaaattaaaattagattatgtattttaattgtctaaaccaatgtaaaactaaagaacaaatacaaCTGTCAATATGGGTCAGCCCTAATcttatttctcaagccccacaaatcgacAGACTTATTCAGGTCGGGctaaaaaacttttttcttaaatgggctcaAAAAATCGTAGTACCGCCCTATCAAATCACAAGTTAGGCCAGGCCGGCCCaacgggcctagcccatattgacgacTCTAAGaaccactacaagaaaaacagtCTCTAAGGAAGGGAAATCTGGTCCCAGAAAGTCCAAATCCAGTCCCAGATAGTCTATTGGGACGGGAAAAGGCTGGTCGCCACCCGTCCTTAAATCGTTCTTCGCTAAAGGTCAACTGGGACGGCTTGCTTTTGCTAGTCGTTAAATGTCTTTAGAGACGGCAAAAGAGCTAGTCGCCAAAATACCTTTAGAGACTACATAACTCGTCCCAAATAGATGATTTCTTTCTTGGAAAATTAGTTATTTTCTGGTCAGTAAATCCCTTTAGAGACTAGCAACCAACTCGTCCTAAAATACTCTTTTGGGACGAGTAACTACACTCATcctaaattactttttttttatgatcaaCTACGTCATCCTAGATTGATTTTCGCGACAAGAAACAACTCGTCCTAGATGAACCTTTAGGGACAAGAAGTTGTATCATCTTAGATGCAACTTTTCGAGACAAGAAACTGTCTCGTCCTAGATGAACCTTTAGAGACGAGCAAAAATATTGGTCTCTAGTTGACCACCAATGTTTCTAGATCTTTATATCACAAAAAATTTATAAGCTTTAAAGTCAATAAATATAAGATTGCTACAGTAAATCTTCATACAAAAGGCTGACATAATACAAATATAAGTTAACATCCCATGTTGTTAGTTTAAACATTtccttaacaaaaaaaaacttagcaACATTTTCAAGTTTTGCATAACTTTACTAGCAAAATATTAATGGTCTTATGGTTCTTCTAAACTTTCATCTTCACTTGTAGCTTCAATCGTCACAAAAGAAATCTAAAATTCACCAAGGGTTTCCAGGTATATCAATAATCTgcatgaaaataagaaaaaatgattAAGAAACCTTTAAGATTCATCAACCAAATCAAAATCTATATATCGAAAACATAAATTCAATAACAAAAACTTagtacaaaaagaaaaaatttccaTCAAGAAGATTTATATTATGTTTCAGGGGACACAAGTTGTTGCGGAGGAACTGGACACACAAGATATAAAGGTTTCATGAGAAACAACCAAGTTATCTGTGTAGCAGGGGAAACAAACAagttattattgttttcttcCAATTCTTAATCCTTGTAGGAGCCAAACAATCTCAAACTGATCCTTGTGATTGTTTCACAAGTCTAAAACGTCTACAAATTTCATTATAGTGATTGCATCAAATCTAAAAAAGCCATATATTGAAGGCTGACACAGTAGACTATGCACAACAAGACAATAACAGCCTGAATGACGCCAACTCTAAGGATGTTGATCAACAAGCCACCAAGATAAATGCAAATCAAGAACAATATGGTGATGTAAAGGAGAACGTTCTATCTAACCAGGAAGTTTCAGAAAGCTTGCTCACTGTGATCACAAACCAAAAAGGTATCCAGTTATATGTTGAGCTGAATGAAGTTTTACCTATTATATATGAAGATAAGAAAAACATACAATCTGACGAGGAAACCACTGGACAAAGTCACAGTAACAACAGCCCCTGCCTATATATACAGACCAAAGAACTAATATTCATGATGAGGAACAACAtggaaaaaaagaggaaaacatCAACACTGATTTTAGTGTCTCAAAAAGTGTTTGTGCTGAAGATAGAAACCAAGAAAGAGGGCAACTGATTGATCAGTTGAAAGAACATATGATTACTGCTCAACGTGAAGAACAAGAGCTACAAGATCAGTCTTCCTTAGAGGATTGCATAGTTGCTAGACATGGTGAAAAGCATAAGCTGTAATCTGATGTGTTATTTTTCTATCACAAAACAATTTTGTTAAGGTGAATCAGTATGTATATTTGCGCagaaaaaagaagcaaaacGCACAGGTGTACAAAAAACAGTGGAAAAAGATGTGTCACTTTACGtgcagaaaattaaaaaagcaGAGAACAGTTATATTTTAAACAGAGATCAATAAAAAAACAGAGGAAAACTATATATGCAGTGATCTTTAAATTTTCTCTCAATAATGTGGGGAACATAAAGAAACTACAGAGATCAATTTCAATTAGCGGCTCTATAAAGGTGATCGAACAGCCACCGGCTCTTCATCCATGAATTCATCACCCAACTCTTCGAAAATTCAAAAACTGAAGCGATGGTGATAAATATTTAAGAAGGAGAGTTAGAATGGGCAAGGAAAATTATCTCGATGAACCTTAGGTGGATTAATTCAAGTAGAAATATGTTGATATTAGACCAACAACGGAGGAGATTTAGCAAGATTCAAACTCAGGTGGGGTCCCTAGTGGAAGGGAAGGATTAAATCGAACTAATAAGAAAATCCAACAACAACTCCGAGATACTCAGCAAGCAAGCAGATGGCTATTCTAAATCTCAAAATGAATTGAATAGGAAGGAGGATTGTTGACCTGAACACAACCATGATAGTTTGCAAGGCTCAGCAAATCACACTAAAGAACAGATGAGAACTCATAAGCACTCAAATAACTTGCACAGATTGCATCAAAACAGGAAGTAGAGACACCATTACATCTAGGACATCGAGAACCATTATTAGTTTCCTAAGAGTTCAGCCTTACACTAACTGCTTAAACGactatacacaaatagagtttGATATATTGTTACTTACTTGGTCAGCAAAAAATGCCCGTGGTCATTCAGTTGATACGGGTGATGTCATATGTAGGTTATGCGATTGTTGAGCAGCAATGAATTCTTTCATATTTCTTATTTCTTCCATTGCATCTTCTAATGTAGACAAGCGATCATGCAAGGATTTATTTTCCTCATtcaaagatttatttttctcttgagTTGAACGTAGCTCAGACAGTAATTCAGCCTTTGAAGAAGTGCCATCTCTCATGTCCTTTGCCTTTACTCCACCCCCAAAGCCAAATACATGGCTACGATTTTGAGGTCCACAACACTTTTCTACAATCTCTATGCTAGGCAGAGATGGCTCAGCTTTTAGTATTTCTTCGATTTGAGcctacaaaatataaaaaagtatatttCAATAGATTtcataataatttgaattaatttacttattgaatttACCAAACGCACATGTTTTTCAATTGCTTCTGGTTCAACAAGCATGTTATCTTTCTTGCGAGTCTCAAAGAAAATAGTCGCCAAATTTGGTGCATTACCATCTTTTCCGCCCTTtacatcaaataaaaaacatgtcaaataacacttcttaaatattttcttcaaaaacaacttttttataATACCTGCTGATAAATAATCTCTCTAATAGGCTTGCTACCAATATGATGAAACATCTTTAACTTAGCTCGATTTTCTGCATTTCTATTGCTCCTCGCCTATATTGTTAGGTAAAACTTTCATATCTAAGAAAACTTATTAACTTCAAAAAAAGTTTCACATCTAAATATCACGATGAGCTATGAAATGATTGCTTTAATAATGTAGACTATTAGATCACTAGGTGTACCTGAAAACTTTCAGAACAAAAGTGTTCCTTAACTAACCACTCCCATTCCTTCTTTTCTACTCCCTTTGGAATATTCTTAAGAGCTTGAACGATTGGCTTATTCTTCACATAAGTAGCATGCAAGTATCCTCTCCGTTTGTTCCATAACTCATTCATCCATCCAAATATATGATCACGATGATCATTCAAGTCAACACTCTCAAATTTATCctacaataattaaaatatgagcttaaatgaaaaaggaaagtGAACATTGTGCGTCAACTATACAAAAAGTGTGTAAAAATTTTAGCATGAAAAAGATGTACAGCAGTGGTTAATGTTTGAATAGGAAAAGTAAGTTGTCATTCAACAAGTTAAACGATGTAATTCATAATTGTTACCGCAATAGCAGCCCACATGTGATCCAACTTTTGTTGCTTGATATCACTCCACGATGATACTCCCAATGGACACATGTTACAATCACGAATTATTTTTCCTAGGTGCCTCGAAAACAGATTGCTATTTGTTCCAACTGTTCGATTATTGTAAAATGTTACTTTCAGCTTCTTTCCGGCTTCAAGTGATGCAACTTCTTTACACTTGTTGGTCCCTCGAACCCTTCTTACCTTTTTAGGATTAGATGATCCTGTAGttgtataattaatttagtaagaacTATAGTAGTAAAATTTAGTTGTACAGATTGATAATGCATAGATTTGTAAATTTCATACCTGTTTCAGCTGTTTGGGAGGGTTGCCTTACTTGATTAGTAGAATAAGGGGATTTGATTTCTGTGTTCTCTTTCTCAAGAACAAGGGGATTTTTATCCATTGATGGCAGTCCTCGACTAGATTCCAAATTCTTTTCAGAAACCCCTAAAGATGAGCAGAAAGATCTAGGCATTTGCTCACGTCCCTTTTCTATAGCACCTAGAATCAAGAAGTAATATTATAAAAACTTTGACATTTACTTTCTGTTTTAAACggaattaaaaatataacagatttttaaaaagaaacatacttgtTTCAACTTCTTTGGTACATTGCTTTACTTGATTAGTAAATGAATGAAAGGGAGTATGAACTTCACTAGAAGGCATAGTGGAGTTTTTATGTCCAATTCCTCGTTCCTTACCAATAGAACCTGGAGAAAACAAACCGCTACTGTTTGAATACAATTTCCCTGTGActatttgacaaaaaataagGCCTCAACTTGTAGGAGTTGACTATATGGATAAAATTAGCAAGAAAGACCAGCACAACTAAGTTATAGGCGAAGAAGCTTTGACATTCAATTTAAGTTATTATGTAATTAATATATCAATGGTCATGAAAAAACATACTTGTTTCAACTTCTTGGACGTTTTGCTTAACTTGCTTGATAGATGGATGAGATGAAGCATTAACTTGCATGTACCCTTTCTCAAGAGCCATGGACTTCTTGTGTATTACTCTCTTATCATGACTAGAAGACATGGTGACGTTGGTAAGTTCTTGTTGTCGCCCCTTCCCAATAGCACCTGTAGAAAAGCAAAAGTCATCCATAAATAGATAGATGATAATACATTGATGAGAGGATAAGTATATACTACAAAGTGAGATAAGTGAGTAGGATAAGTATATTTATGCAATTAAAAACTCAACATATATTAAAAAGCTTACTTGTTTCAACTTCTTGGATGTATTGCTTAACTAGATCACtagattgaaaaaataaactCTTAGTTGGATCTTTTCCTTTTGATGTCAAAGATTTAAGCCCTCGTCCTCGTCCTTTTCCAATTGTCCCGGGAGCAACAAATGAGTATCTGATAGTACTCTTCATAATTGATCCGTCCACATTTTCAGTTTTCATATTGAACCTGTAAAAAAGTCAAAGGtagaaaaataataaggaaACTTTCTATCAGTGAActgaagaacaaaagaaaagtaGTCTTTCAATAGTTACTAGTGAACTAAAGGAATAGAATCAAAGTAATCAAGAATAGGAGTTTTTAATAGTATGAATtatcaaaaatcaaaaagagAAATCATTAATCTCGCGATCCCCACCGCCAAATAAGAATCATGTGCGACAATATAATGTAATATAAAAGAAATCGTGTCTATCAGTTCACAAAAGATACATTACCTCATCagttcttttttgtttcttttgtgaAGGACTTTCTAAGTCAActacaacatcatcatcatccattTGTTTCCCCATCTCATAGGAATCACGAGGTTGAGTCTTCCTTACTACATGCCAACCTTTGTTGGAATTATCATTAGCATAAAACACTTGAGATGCTTGGTTAGCTAAAACAAAAGGctcatttgttttcaaaaatctacTCGAATTTACACTCACGAAGTCATACTCATCTCTTTTAACTCCTTTTACTTTGTCATACACATCAAACCAGTTACACCGAAACAAAATCACTCTTTTATCTGAGATAAATTGCAATTCAATCACATCTGTTAAAATTCCATAGTAATCAACATTCTCACTATCTTTATCACTCTCACCAACTACAACAACACCACAATTTTGAGTCCTTAACATTTGATCATGATCTTCTACATGAAATCTATATCCATTAACAATGTAGCCATTAGAATGTGTTGAATATTTGGTAGGACCACGTGAAAGTGAGAGAAGATCTTCCATGAGTTGACTATTATCTGCTTTATGCAATTGTGCAACCTAAAAGTAAGATAACATTTAGTAATTTAGAATGATTAGTAAAAAGTCAAAATGTTGAatctattatttatgtatttctcACCCTATCTTTAAACCATTCAATAAATTCTCGATCCCATTCTGCATCTGACAAGTGTTGAGCAGTATCTATATGATTTTGTGCAAACTCTCTACAAAATTGAGGTTAACCATAAATTTCATATAGAAACTATATCACCTTaaaggaaataagaaaaaaaatactatataaaaGAACTCTCCATACTCAAGATATGGTATGACTTCATCACAATTCTTCAGAATGTATATATGTGCTTGTTCCAATTCTTTAGCTTCAAGCTCAAAAGGATTTTTAGCTCCCAAAATTTTTCCAGATTGACAAAATATGGATAAACCCccatttacttttttaaaacaCCCATCATCATTTCTTTCTGGCTGATTGAATTTTGTGTCAATTCTATGCAGATACCTTGAACATAAGGTCATACATTCATTTGCAATGTAGCCCTCTGCAATACAACCTTCTGGACATGCCCTATTACCAATGagagatttcaaaaaatataaccaTCGCTCAATAGGGTACATCCACCGATAATGAATAGGTCCACCAATCTGTGCTTCACCAGCTAAATGAACAGGCAAGTGCACCATGACATCAAAAAAAGAAGGAGGGAAGACCTTTTCTAACTTGCAAAGTATTATGGGAATTTGTGCTTCAATATGTGTCAAGTCATCAATCATCAACTCCTTTGATCCaagcacacaaaaaaaaattgataactcaataagaggttcacacacttcTTTGGACAACATACCACGAAGAGCAAGAGGGAGAATATGTTGCAAAAgaacatgacaatcatgactttttaATCCAGATATCTTGTGATCTTTCAAGTTTACAGATTGAGAAATATTAGACGAAAATCCATCAGGGACCtttaaattcttcaagaaaagaCATAACTTGTGCTTATCTTCAGGCGACAATGTGTAGCATGCAGTTGGAACTTCAACTTTCTCCCCTCTTTGGATAGGGTGCAATTCTGGCCGAATGTTCATTTCCTTCAAGTCTAACCGAGTGTTAATTGTGTCTTTTGTCTTTCCTTTGACATTCATGATTGTCCCCATGATattatcacatatatttttctcaatatgcATGACATCCAAATTATGTCGCAACAAGAGAGATTTCCAATATGGAAGTTCAAAAAAGATACTTTTCTTGTTCCaattatcatttcttttttcatgtgatatcttcctctttttcttgGGATCCTTTGTTAATGGTTGTCCTTCAAGATCTTGCACTTGATTAAGTATCTCAATTCCAGAACATGTTTTTGGTGGGAGCCTCTTCTCTATTGTATTATCAAATGACTTCTTGTCATTCCTCCACCTGTGATCCTTGGGAAGGTAACGTCGATGACCCATAAAGCATTGTTTCCTACAATTAGCCAATCGAATTGAGGAGGTGTCTTTATTACAAGATGGACATGCCAATTTTCCTTTTGTACTCCATCCAGATAAATTTCCATAAGCTGGAAAGTCATTGATAGTCCATAACAAAGAAGCatgcaacttaaaattttgtttagttGATGCATCAAAGGTCTCAATACCAACTTCCCACAACTCCTTCAATTCCTCAATTAGAGGCTGAAGATATGTATCAATTGCATCTCCAGGACCATTTGGACCAGGAATAAGcattgacaatataaaattttcttgtTTCATACACAACCAAGGTGGTAGATTATAAGGAATAAGAACCACAGGCCAAATGCTATGTGAGATTTTTGAATTGCGAAATGGCTGAAATCCATCACTAGCAAGTCCAAGTCGAACATTGCGAGGCTCGATTGCAAATGAAGGATGAAGGTCATCGAATGACTTCCATGCCATTGAATCAGCTGGGTGCCTCATTATTCCATCATTAGTTCTTTCATCCTTATGCCATGTCATTAGAGAAGATGTCTTTGTAGACATAAACAACCTTTGAAGCCTAGACTTTAAGGGAAAATAGCGTAAAGTCTTTGAGGCTAtctttttaccctttttatTCTTTGTTTCCCCAGTATGTGTATTTATTTTCCATCTGGACGCACCACAAATTTTGCAAGAATCGAGTAAGCTATCCTCCTTCCAATATAACATACAATCATTACTACAAGCATCAATCTTATCGTAAGAAAGCCCAAGATCTCGAATAATCTTCTTTGCCTCATAATATGAATTTGGCAAATCAGCCCCATTAGGAAATAACTCctcttttaacatttttaataGCATGCTAAATGACGCATTACTCCAACGACCCATACTTTTGATGTGAAGCAATTTAATCAAAGATGAAAGCTTTGAAGCCTTTGAGTTTTGGTATAGTGGCTGCTCCAAATCCTTCAATAGGCTGTAAAATTTTTTAGCTTCAACATTTGGTTCCTCCTCAACTACATCATCATAACTAGTGTGGGTATCTCCTCTATCAACATTAGGATATAAATCCTTCAACAACTCTTGTACTTCATCTTCACTTTCATAATCTTCTACttcatcatcattttcatcTTCAGAGTTTGACACTGGCTCACCTAAATGTTCTCCGTGGTGATaccaaaaagtataattttgaattattccATATACTTTCAAATGTGTATCAATCATCTCACGAGTTCCTAATGTTGTATTACAACATTTGTAACATGGACATCgtatttcatcttcttctcctGATCCCCGAAAAGCATAATCCAAAAACTTTTGCACCCCGTCTAAATAGGCTTGGTCAACCCGTTTATCAAGAGAAAGTTGCATCCATTGCTTACTAGGTGCCATAACCTTGGAGAAtacataaaaatagaataagaaaatataaacgATAAGGAAAAACTTTAAATGCACACAACCTGTGATTTTGTACCTAGTTCACTAtg belongs to Solanum stenotomum isolate F172 chromosome 1, ASM1918654v1, whole genome shotgun sequence and includes:
- the LOC125847413 gene encoding uncharacterized protein LOC125847413; protein product: MCPLGVSSWSDIKQQKLDHMWAAIADKFESVDLNDHRDHIFGWMNELWNKRRGYLHATYVKNKPIVQALKNIPKGVEKKEWEWLVKEHFCSESFQARSNRNAENRAKLKMFHHIGSKPIREIIYQQGGKDGNAPNLATIFFETRKKDNMLVEPEAIEKHAQIEEILKAEPSLPSIEIVEKCCGPQNRSHVFGFGGGVKAKDMRDGTSSKAELLSELRSTQEKNKSLNEENKSLHDRLSTLEDAMEEIRNMKEFIAAQQSHNLHMTSPVSTE
- the LOC125847420 gene encoding uncharacterized protein LOC125847420 — encoded protein: MAPSKQWMQLSLDKRVDQAYLDGVQKFLDYAFRGSGEEDEIRCPCYKCCNTTLGTREMIDTHLKVYGIIQNYTFWYHHGEHLGEPVSNSEDENDDEVEDYESEDEVQELLKDLYPNVDRGDTHTSYDDVVEEEPNVEAKKFYSLLKDLEQPLYQNSKASKLSSLIKLLHIKSMGRWSNASFSMLLKMLKEELFPNGADLPNSYYEAKKIIRDLGLSYDKIDACSNDCMLYWKEDSLLDSCKICGASRWKINTHTGETKNKKGKKIASKTLRYFPLKSRLQRLFMSTKTSSLMTWHKDERTNDGIMRHPADSMAWKSFDDLHPSFAIEPRNVRLGLASDGFQPFRNSKISHSIWPVVLIPYNLPPWLCMKQENFILSMLIPGPNGPGDAIDTYLQPLIEELKELWEVGIETFDASTKQNFKLHASLLWTINDFPAYGNLSGWSTKGKLACPSCNKDTSSIRLANCRKQCFMGHRRYLPKDHRWRNDKKSFDNTIEKRLPPKTCSGIEILNQVQDLEGQPLTKDPKKKRKISHEKRNDNWNKKSIFFELPYWKSLLLRHNLDVMHIEKNICDNIMGTIMNVKGKTKDTINTRLDLKEMNIRPELHPIQRGEKVEVPTACYTLSPEDKHKLCLFLKNLKVPDGFSSNISQSVNLKDHKISGLKSHDCHVLLQHILPLALRGMLSKEVCEPLIELSIFFCVLGSKELMIDDLTHIEAQIPIILCKLEKVFPPSFFDVMVHLPVHLAGEAQIGGPIHYRWMYPIERWLYFLKSLIGNRACPEGCIAEGYIANECMTLCSRYLHRIDTKFNQPERNDDGCFKKVNGGLSIFCQSGKILGAKNPFELEAKELEQAHIYILKNCDEVIPYLEYGEEFAQNHIDTAQHLSDAEWDREFIEWFKDRVAQLHKADNSQLMEDLLSLSRGPTKYSTHSNGYIVNGYRFHVEDHDQMLRTQNCGVVVVGESDKDSENIKE